GCGACGAACGGAGTATCGTCATCCTGAACGACGGGGAACTGGCAGCTCGCAACAAAGACAATCACAACGAAATTGTTTTCACCATGCATCCAGGTGACCTCGTAGGTGTGGCCGCCCTCTTGGAGCGTGAGCCTTTCCATCACGAACTTGTGGCTACCAAGGATTCCACCATCACCATCGTCAACGAAGAGTGCATGGAATCCGAACTGCATCGTCTGCCGGTATGGCTTCTTGCCGTTATCAAGACCCTTTCTGCAAAGACCCGTAAGCTGAAGTATGCAGCCCGCCAGTCCAACGTGCAGAACACCTTGAAGAGCCTGGCAGAGTACTGCAGCCACAAGCCAGCAAAGACTCCGCAGTCTCTCACCGAGATGATCCAGGAATACGCCTGGCTTACACGCATCCCCAGCGACTCCGTGCAAGAGGATTTCAAGTCCCTCATCCGCAGGCACCTGCTGCAGCTTACGAAAATCGACGGCCGTGCGATTTGCAAAATCCCCGACCCGTTCCTCCTGAAAATTTTCATCGACTACCTGACTTCTGTGGAGAAGTGCGAAACCTTCGCACCCTACAAGCTGACGCTTTACCAGAAAAAGGTTCTGGTGTTCCTGTCCACCATGGACGCTGGCGTCAAGAAGGATGGTCCGGGGTGGCTTGCCTTCATAAAGCAGAACGACCCCAAGGCCGATGTAACAGAATGGATTCACCTGGTCAAGTTGGGTTGGTTCAAGCCCGTAGATGAAGACAACTTCGCTGTCGATACAAACAAAGTAACATACTTCTTGAAAGCCCTGCGCTACGAGACCAACATTCGGGGGGTCGTATAATGAATCTTTCCGAAGGTCAATTCCTCTGCAAGGAAGGAGATTCCAAGGACGCCCTCTACATCGTAAAGGACGGTCTCCTCAAGGGATCTTCTACCCACACAAGCAAGGTTAACAACTACGGTCCCGGCTCCCTGATTGGGGAATTCAGCTTAATCGAGGGTACGCCTTGCGATGAAACTATCCAGGTCATGGAAGACGCTGCAATCCAGGAAATTCCTCACGTTGCCTTGAAGAATATCCTGGACGAAGAACCAAGCTGGCTCCGCTCCATTTTGACATTCCTCACCGGACGTTACCATATTGCCGAAGAAGCAAACCAGAAGAACAGCCGCGTCATGGCCTTGCCCACTCTTCTGTACTTGCTGAAATCCCATCTGGAAAACAATCCGAACCAAAAGATTTCTCTTCCGGAAGTCATCAAGGAAATCAACATCCTGGTGAACTTGGGTCGCGAAGATATCCAGGAACTTCTGTCCGCATTGGAAGGCCTAGATGTGCTCAAGGTTCACGGCGACGAAATCTTTGTAGATAGCCCCCGCGTCATCGGGCTTCTGTACGAGACAATCCAGTACCGTGCTACTAA
The Fibrobacter sp. genome window above contains:
- a CDS encoding cyclic nucleotide-binding domain-containing protein, giving the protein MKTVDSRQHIIPPNRIHVKAGFVVYTPDSDERSIVILNDGELAARNKDNHNEIVFTMHPGDLVGVAALLEREPFHHELVATKDSTITIVNEECMESELHRLPVWLLAVIKTLSAKTRKLKYAARQSNVQNTLKSLAEYCSHKPAKTPQSLTEMIQEYAWLTRIPSDSVQEDFKSLIRRHLLQLTKIDGRAICKIPDPFLLKIFIDYLTSVEKCETFAPYKLTLYQKKVLVFLSTMDAGVKKDGPGWLAFIKQNDPKADVTEWIHLVKLGWFKPVDEDNFAVDTNKVTYFLKALRYETNIRGVV
- a CDS encoding Crp/Fnr family transcriptional regulator, yielding MNLSEGQFLCKEGDSKDALYIVKDGLLKGSSTHTSKVNNYGPGSLIGEFSLIEGTPCDETIQVMEDAAIQEIPHVALKNILDEEPSWLRSILTFLTGRYHIAEEANQKNSRVMALPTLLYLLKSHLENNPNQKISLPEVIKEINILVNLGREDIQELLSALEGLDVLKVHGDEIFVDSPRVIGLLYETIQYRATKKKVSPNILSMTEQMILTAIMKAVQESHEPLNNGVCVVTTDTIKATAKKAMHGMTVTMLTIQPLVQRGLIKPSIPVDFGDPTIPLESIGFFYCDFEKIMDMLELNRIFPQLDKKLV